The window CAGCTCGTGACTATAGTTCTGGTATTATTGCGCAAAGTGCGATGTTTAAGAATATGTCTGTTGTCTATCAACAGTTACTTACTTATTCTAACGATACCAACGAGTTTTATTTTATTGCTCCAGGAAACTATCCCCAACATTTTTTAGGCAAAACTTTTCAAGAGTTAACTAAACTAGTCGGTGAACATGGACAAAGCAACCCAGATAACCCTTTAATATTAGTAGGGGTTAAATTGGCTAATGGAGAAATACTCCTTAATCCTAAACCCCATAGTTTTAGTAAACTGGCTAGAGATGACTCTCTGATTGTGATGGCTTTTTATTATATCACGCGGATTGATTAAACAGATGGTGATAACCAATTAATTTATAGACTAGTTTAGCGGTGGTAAATTCTGAGACCACAGAGTCGTTAACTGGGGCTAATTCCATGACATCACAACCAATGACTTGGTGGGTTTCAAAGACTCTGCGCAAAAAATTAGTCAACCCATACCAATTTAACCCCCCCGGTTCGGGTGTACCTACTCCACACATTAAACTAGGATCAATTCCATCTACATCGATGGTAATAAATACTTTGGGGGTTGTGATGGAAGCGATCGCTTGTTCAATCCAGTTATAGTCTTTAGCGATATCTCTTGCCCAAATTACAGGTATATTGTTATTTTTGATTAATTCTGCTTCTTCTTTACAGATACTGCGAATCCCTACGGGTAAGGTTGGTAATCCCATATCTAAGACACGTCGCATTACGCAAGCGTGATTATAGATTGAACCTTCGTAACTATGACGCATATCTCCATGAGCGTCTATTTGTATCACTGTAAAAGGCTCTTGTAGTTGTTGTTGGTAAGCTTTAACTACTCCACTGGTGATACTATGTTCCCCACCAATAGCGATGACAAATTTATTATCTGCGAGTAATTCTGTTACTCTGTTGGTGGTTTCTGTTAGCATCGTTTCTGGTGTCAGGGTGGGATCTTTTCTAGTATCGGCGATCGCTTCACAGGTATAAATACCACATTCTAAACAGATTTCTCTTTCTAACTCATCGTCATAAGCTTCGAGTTGATAGGATGCTGTTAATAAAGCATCAGGTCCATTTTCACATCCTTGGCGATAAGTAGTGGTACTTTCAAAAGGTATGGGTAAAATTACTACTTTAGCGTCTTGATAGGTAGTCTCTGCTTCTGAGGCTAAAAACTGTTCTACAGTAGGGGTGGAAGTTGATAACATGGAGGATGATTTTATTTAACTTTACTAGTGATATAAAGATGTTCAAAAGCGATAATTTTATCTTGTTTCTTGACTGAAACAAAGA is drawn from Gloeocapsa sp. DLM2.Bin57 and contains these coding sequences:
- the speB gene encoding agmatinase, whose protein sequence is MLSTSTPTVEQFLASEAETTYQDAKVVILPIPFESTTTYRQGCENGPDALLTASYQLEAYDDELEREICLECGIYTCEAIADTRKDPTLTPETMLTETTNRVTELLADNKFVIAIGGEHSITSGVVKAYQQQLQEPFTVIQIDAHGDMRHSYEGSIYNHACVMRRVLDMGLPTLPVGIRSICKEEAELIKNNNIPVIWARDIAKDYNWIEQAIASITTPKVFITIDVDGIDPSLMCGVGTPEPGGLNWYGLTNFLRRVFETHQVIGCDVMELAPVNDSVVSEFTTAKLVYKLIGYHHLFNQSA